TGACTGGCTTGATTTAATTAATGCATTGCCTCTGGTTCTATTTTATATGTGCACGTCTTGCATATGCATCTAGCTTTTTGGCATGAAATATGTTCATGTTTCAATTTTGCATATGTTTTCGCAGGTACAAGCTGCTAGTGCGCTGTTTTACTTTAGTAAGGATTGCACTTCAGGTCTCTTGACACCTTACATGGATGAAATTGTCAACAAACTGCTTAGGTGCCTGCAGGTAGAAGAACGTATTCAACTTAATTGAacctgcttttttttttctttctttctttcttgtttatCTTATACCACAAAATTTTTATGCAACTGTACCTCATTTCTCAATTGCATAACTAATGTTTACACTGCTCAATTAAGAGAGGGAAGCAACTGCTGAAAGAGGAGGCTTTGACAGCAGTAGGATCACTTGTTTCATCATCAAAGGTACCATTTAAGACTTGCTTTGATTTTCAATTCTGGGTTTCTTTTTTCAATATTTGTGTTTTTGTTTTTTGCAggatcattttcaagtgtattacaAAACTGTTATGCCTCATTTGAAAGTTATAATGATGAAAGCAGCTGCTGAATCCAACAGCGTGCTTCTTCGTAAGTCTATAGAGTGCATTACTATGGTTGGACTAGCTGTTGGGAAGAAGATGTTTAGTGATGATATTCAAATGGTAATTATCAGAACTAGCACTTTTAGATGCAACTTCCTAATAAGAAGTTACATATTAAGGTTCTCAAAATTTatagttaattacttgatattcTGTTCTGACACACTTAGCAGAAGTTATTTACCTCAACGCATGTGTAATTTGTTTAACTAGTCTGCATGAGAAATGATTAAAATGTAGAAGAATTCATGTGGGAGATTAACACATGTTAGTGGGGTAATGCCTTATCCCAACTTTTTCCAGCGAATTGTCAAGTCTTCTGAACTTTCATCATAGTCTAAGTTCTATGCTAtgcattttctttaatttttggtgGTTAAGAATCTAGGTTGAAAAAACCAATCCTTTGTACTTGCTCccttaaaatttagaaatgccaAATATTTTCCTAGTTCACTATGTAGTATAGTGTAGATGTAGTTGGATTCACAATACAGGTCCTGAAGCCTCCATAATAAAGCTATATTGCGTCCATTTGTGTTTTAGAAATGCCATTGACATTATCATTGGGATATGAACGTTATTAACTATTCCTTTTCACATGGAAGGTTGTGCAATCGCTTATCTCCTTGCAAGAATCTAAACTAGAGAGAGGAGATCCAATGAGAAATCAAGTGTTACGAGTATgttaatagtatttgttcaatttCTTTTGAAAACTGAATTTTCATTCTTCTTTAGTACCCTATTTTTCTGTAAACCTTGTAACTATGTTACAGGCATGGGGCAGACTATGTAAATGCTTAGGCCAAGACTTTCAACCTTACCTGGGTGTTGTTATTCCTCATTTGCTTCAATCTGCTCAACTTGAGTCACGTGTCACTTCACCTAAATATACTGAAAGTAAAAGTTCATTTCAAAGGTGTGTCTACATGTTAAGAAATGTTCTAGTACTTTTCTCTTTTGTTAATTAAATGCTTCaggtaatttatataaatatttttagaaTCAAAATCAAGCCTTATCAAGtcacattgaaatcaaatacccCTAAAAATTTCCAACTTTTTAATTATCTATAAgggtttttttttgtttaatatcTTCTTCAATTATTTTAGTGCAAACATGGTTAATATTCATCAGAAAAGCAGAATGCAGAAGTTTGCAtgctatatatataattcaagtcTTCAGTATCTCAGATAAGCAAACAATGAATTATACTCTATCTTACTTTGAGGGACAGTTAAAGAAATTTTTCATGCATTCTATAGAGAATGATAGTTGAGTGTTTGTAAAACCAAATTATCTACATATGACTCTCAAATCCACAGTTTACATATGAGTTTCAAACTCTTCTCGAAGTTTCTTATAGTAGATAATTAGAGGGATTTTAAATTGATGGATATTTTTCATGTTTCCTTGCTCCCTTCATCTAATGCAAGCTACCACAATCCCATGAAAGCAAAGAATTCCCACACACACTCACTCACATCTATATATATTActgtttttactaaatttttgctTTATGCTGGGGGCATCCATTTAATGCAGTGTCATATCCCCGAATCTAGGAGATGACAGGACTGAGATCGAAGAACAGGTCATCGAGGAGAAAGCCGAAGCTTGTAAAGTGTTATTTTCCTGTGCTACTGAGTTGATGGAAGGCTTTGATTTATGGATTGATGAGGTCtgtttatgacattatcttgttGCACAGATGAATCTCTAGGCTTCTCTAAacaaatttgaaataatttaaaaGTTATTGAGAATTCTGTGTAGGTTGCTCAAACTTTAGTCCCACTTATAAGTTTTGACCTCAATGAACAAGTCAGAGAGGTTTCTGTTTCAGGTAGTCTCGTGCTTTATAGCTTGCTATCTTTTTTCTTTTATGCTTATCTAGGCTTTCCCTAGCCATCACAAATGTAAGCCTTTGTTTATTTATCAGCCATGCCAGTATTATTGAACATATCTAAAGCATCAATGGAGAAAGGGCATGTTGAGGGATATCAGGGATTACCTTTTGAGGAGTTGTGTTTCTACACTATACCAGCTTTAGTGGAAGCTCTTCATAAGGTAAATGTAAGGAATATTGAATAGTTCAGTATGGTTGATAATTATTGAATATCAACAGTATTTATAGAATTCTTTCTTTTTGTAATTCAAGCTTATTGTCAGAATAATGagcaatttttattttcttttggttGTAGGAGCCATCAATGGAAATTCAATTAACCATTTTAGATTCACTAGAAGAATGCATGGAGGTctgtatcattttttttttctttggtttaTTAGTGAAGcttaatttcatgtatattttGCACATCCTAGACCATAAGATTTTGAAGCCTattttagaacaaaagagggtatctattagttaCATACATGtcttgaaagatatgtatgaaggagcaactactattatgcGCACAGTGCGAGGAGAcataagagattttcctatctcagttggattacaccaaggttcagctgtaagctcttgccattttacattagttttagatgaattgacgaaacatatataagagagtatcccttggtgcacgatgtttgcggatgatatagttctgatagatgagacgcggagtaaatagaaagctagagctttttagaagtactctaaagtcaaagggctttaagttaagtagaacgaagatagaatacatgtattgcaagttcagtgaaggccgaactggtgacagggaaggagttagtttggatggtggagtggagtggtactgtcccaaaataattactttaaatatctcggcttagtccttcaagtagatgagggatgtgaggaggatgttagtcataggattaaagccaaatggttgaagtggagacgtgctacaggagttttatgtgatcccaagattcccaataagttgaaagaaaaattttaccgtacaatcATACGAccagccatgttatatggtagtgagtgttaggtACTGAAAGAGTCATATGTGTTTAACATAAGGGTTGCAGAgataagaatgttaaggtggatgagtggtcatactagactagataaagtccgtaacgagagtattagagaaaaagtaggagtgttgtcaattgaggataagttgagaggagggagattgaggtggtttggtcacgtGAAgtatagacatacggaggctccagttagacaactagagcacattaggttagataaTAGAAAGAAAAgcaggggtagacctaaactgacctggagaagagtagtacaacatgacctagaagcattacacatttccgaggatttaacccaaaatcgtttagagtggagaaagagaatccatataaccaaccccaaatttttggaataaaaacTTAATTGAGTTGTACAGTTTTCCTCACAAGTTTTGTGTATCTatgttataaaataaaaaaaaaaaaaaaaaaacagtgaaGCTGTTTTTATCTGGTGTACTAACTCAAGTTGAGTTTTAAACTTTACTGCTTGGTACAGGATATGAGGTAtcaaatttatttattcaaaattcctGCCCTAAATGAAAAGAAACTAATCAATTACAATGTTTTCTCCACTTTGATGGATTAAATAAGCAAGCTTATGTGAAATGGTTATTCTGTATGAACATGATTCTTATGATTCTTGCAACTTTGGTATTCTGTGCCCTATGACATGTACAAACTGTTACCTAACAGCTAAATGCAGTTTTCCTTGATTTTAAAGTTTGTATTGCTAAAGTCTAGCCTTCTTTCCAAGGTCATATTACTTCTCTTGAGAAGAAACAATGCCCTAATCTGAAAAACAGCAACTCCTTTTCCTTTCAGATGTCTGGACCTACTCTAAAAACAGAACAGATCAAGCGTTTCTTGCATATAATATTGGAGATTTTAATAACCAGTTCCACCCTTTCAAGAAGTAGAGTGGAATATGAGCAAATAGAAAAAATTCATATCACGGTTAGTATTTTATAATCCTCATTGAATATTTGCCTTTGGTGCTATTTGCTACTCATTTACAAGAGCACATTGAACTTTGCTTCTTTCTTAATACAGGCTGGTGATTGCTTAATCACTTTCACTGAAGTGTATAAGGCATACTTGTCACAATTCTTTGACCAGCTCTTATCATGCATGGCATATATGTGGGCAAGTTTCTTCCTCCCTGTCTACTACCTTTGTGTTACCGTTGATGCATTAGCAGTCTGCAACCCTTGAATTTGATCAATTATAGGATCCAAACACACAGATACCTGTTTCGATCGATTGAAATGGTTTAATGATATATAAAACATGTTCTTTGGCTGCAGGAGAATGATAAAAATGCAAAAGAAAGAAGAACTGCCTTTCGTATTTTCAGTGATGTTGCAGAGAAATGCCAAGAAGAAGCATTGAAGTGAGCACACTTGATTAATTTGATTAATCATCGTAGTTTGAATTCACTTTAACTCATTTTGATAAAATAGGTACTGCGAGGGTAATCTTAGATTCCTATTTGATGCCTGCTATGAGAGGAACCCAGAAGTTCAACAGGTGTCTCTCTGTCTCAGTCTATTGTCTAGTGTTTACCCTTGGTGATTCTACAGCTCTGATTCTAAACAATCATTATTGCAGATAGTCGCAAAGTGTATTGGTGTTAGCGCACAATTTGGTGGTGCAATATTCAAATCTCACATTAAAGGTAGCATTCCTACGCTGCTTTTGTCACATTATCTCCTTTGTGtgctatttatatattaaattcaaatatattTTGGTAGAGGCTCTTGGCGGTCTAAATTCCATCATGCGGGATCCAGAAACACTGAATCCAGATTACTTACCAGCACACGATGCAGCTGTTTCGGCTCTTGGAAAAATATACCTTTTCCATGACGAGCAACTCAATGAAGCTGAGGTACATATACTTCTTGCATTTTATAATTATGATGAAGGGTAAGACATATGTAACTTTGTAATCTTGAATTTTCCTGGAAGTCTTGCAAATTTCATTCATTAATGCCATCCTGAGAGAGCAGCCAAAGGACTGATTCTGGATTCTGGATTTCAAATTGGCAATCCATTGACCTCCCAAACTGGCACCAGTATGGGTGATAGAATCAGTCCAACTGAGCCAACCAGTTCAACCAGGATGTGTTTAATTCAATTATAGTGCATTGGTAGCATTTACCAAGCAATTATATCTTATCCATAGAATTTGTGAGATTGTAAAATACCTAGTCGATTTTACATCAATTTTGTGATGTTACTTGTAATTTATCAAACAGGTTTTTGGTAGATGGTTAAGTCATTTGCCATTAGTGAATGATCTAGATCAAGCCAGAGTTGCCCATGATCAGCTTTGTTTGATGGTTGAAAAGTAAGCTATTTATTTTACCATACATCATCTGTGCAACCAGAACACTAGTTTTCTAGTAATTTTCCTACCTAGGCTTATACAT
This sequence is a window from Hevea brasiliensis isolate MT/VB/25A 57/8 chromosome 10, ASM3005281v1, whole genome shotgun sequence. Protein-coding genes within it:
- the LOC110631841 gene encoding uncharacterized protein LOC110631841 isoform X1, with the protein product MSEEKEHEDAIQDLMSKAIEILIFEDKLAFDKSNEDYAQMAFEELIELTKERPDLFLPHLKDMFQCIYQILDNSEFEEKTRFLAKELMVLLLLHYRDEKPVLLRTGKFISQILSRLQDIDDDPSWDGNDNFDDDSRVFVQGVKRLAQYAPAIGGQFILEKFKIMFDFNFFSQKWQSRHAAVISCSIIARNCPKESINELDLLVEQPMKAVDDTHFRVRWAAINAIQEFSKNLNPDFQFQYYKKVLPALTKALNFSSHPYVQVQAASALFYFSKDCTSGLLTPYMDEIVNKLLRCLQRGKQLLKEEALTAVGSLVSSSKDHFQVYYKTVMPHLKVIMMKAAAESNSVLLRKSIECITMVGLAVGKKMFSDDIQMVVQSLISLQESKLERGDPMRNQVLRAWGRLCKCLGQDFQPYLGVVIPHLLQSAQLESRVTSPKYTESKSSFQSVISPNLGDDRTEIEEQVIEEKAEACKVLFSCATELMEGFDLWIDEVAQTLVPLISFDLNEQVREVSVSAMPVLLNISKASMEKGHVEGYQGLPFEELCFYTIPALVEALHKEPSMEIQLTILDSLEECMEMSGPTLKTEQIKRFLHIILEILITSSTLSRSRVEYEQIEKIHITAGDCLITFTEVYKAYLSQFFDQLLSCMAYMWENDKNAKERRTAFRIFSDVAEKCQEEALKYCEGNLRFLFDACYERNPEVQQIVAKCIGVSAQFGGAIFKSHIKEALGGLNSIMRDPETLNPDYLPAHDAAVSALGKIYLFHDEQLNEAEVFGRWLSHLPLVNDLDQARVAHDQLCLMVEKFSEELIHNDNAHLSKVIAVFAEILWAGQNLASKGTVNRIIEQLENFQSDLPPNTWASTLSSLAPSRAKILQLKLLS
- the LOC110631841 gene encoding uncharacterized protein LOC110631841 isoform X2, which codes for MFDFNFFSQKWQSRHAAVISCSIIARNCPKESINELDLLVEQPMKAVDDTHFRVRWAAINAIQEFSKNLNPDFQFQYYKKVLPALTKALNFSSHPYVQVQAASALFYFSKDCTSGLLTPYMDEIVNKLLRCLQRGKQLLKEEALTAVGSLVSSSKDHFQVYYKTVMPHLKVIMMKAAAESNSVLLRKSIECITMVGLAVGKKMFSDDIQMVVQSLISLQESKLERGDPMRNQVLRAWGRLCKCLGQDFQPYLGVVIPHLLQSAQLESRVTSPKYTESKSSFQSVISPNLGDDRTEIEEQVIEEKAEACKVLFSCATELMEGFDLWIDEVAQTLVPLISFDLNEQVREVSVSAMPVLLNISKASMEKGHVEGYQGLPFEELCFYTIPALVEALHKEPSMEIQLTILDSLEECMEMSGPTLKTEQIKRFLHIILEILITSSTLSRSRVEYEQIEKIHITAGDCLITFTEVYKAYLSQFFDQLLSCMAYMWENDKNAKERRTAFRIFSDVAEKCQEEALKYCEGNLRFLFDACYERNPEVQQIVAKCIGVSAQFGGAIFKSHIKEALGGLNSIMRDPETLNPDYLPAHDAAVSALGKIYLFHDEQLNEAEVFGRWLSHLPLVNDLDQARVAHDQLCLMVEKFSEELIHNDNAHLSKVIAVFAEILWAGQNLASKGTVNRIIEQLENFQSDLPPNTWASTLSSLAPSRAKILQLKLLS